The DNA sequence TATGCTGCCTTTTTTAATCGCTATCGTCGCTTACCGCAAAGGGCTTGGTGACGTGAAGAAGGAATTCGTCCGTAAACCTGCTCCATTTTTCATCTGGAGCGTAACGGCCTTTGTCTTATTTTACGCACCACTTACATACGCGGCAGCTTACAGTCCAGGCTGGCTTCTTGCTGGCACATGGCAATTGACAATTGTGGCGGGCGTCCTGCTTGCCCCTTTCTTCACGTTGATTGTGAAAACAACAAATGGAGAAAAAAAGATTCGGCAAAAAATCCCGCTTGTCTCGCTTGGGATTACACTTATTATTTTTGCTGGTGTCGTACTTATCCAAATTCCGCACGCGCAAAGCGTTGAACTACGTACGTTGCTGCTTGGAATCATTCCCGTTGTTTTTGCAGCATTTGCCTACCCGCTCGGTAACCGGAAAATGATGGAGCTTCTTGAAGGCAGACTTGATACATTTCAGCGCGTGCTCGGCATGACCCTCATGACAATTCCCGTCTGGATTGGCTTTTCCATCTATGCATTATGGACAGTCGGACCCCCTTCTAGTAGCCAGCTTGGTCAGTCGTTCATCGTTGGTATCAGTTCAGGCGTCATTGCTACAACCTTATTTTTCATGGCAACCGACCGCGTCCGGGGAGATCAAGGTAAACTCGCCGCCGTGGAAGCAACACAATCCACACAACTTATTTTTGTTATGCTTGGCGAAATGGCAATTCTTAGCATTGCACTTCCTGGTACGCTGTCGCTAATCGGAATCGCAGTCATTATTGCTGGCATGACATTGCATAGTTTACAAACAGCATTTGTAAAAAGGAAACTGCCCACACCTTAATCGGTAGTGGGCAGTTTTTATAGTTTTGGATGTTATTACCGGACATATTCTCCAATCGTTTCAACCGCTTTTTCAGTTATCGATGTATCAATGGCTTTATCAAAATCTATTTCACCACGGATAGCACCGTTTGCTTTGTATGCTTCATACTGCTTTTTAATATCATCGATGAACATTTTGCCATCTGGATCGAGACCTGTGACGTTTACTTTCTCCCACAGCGCTGGGTCTTTCAATGCTGTATGCTTTGTCATAATTTCGATTATATCGTCTTTTCCTTCACCTTTGATGAATGCATCGTTGTAATCACGCACACCCTTCAAATAGGCGGCCATGAATCGTAGTGATATATCTTGCTCTTCAGCCATGAATTGCGGGGAGCCTAGCACCATTGCAATTTGAGATTCCGGTGCAAAATCAGTCGTGTCACCAAATCGAACATGGAATCCTTTTTCTACTCCAGTTGCGATAAGCGGTTCAATATTTACAGCCGCATCAATTGTCCCGTTACTAATTGCACCAAGCATACTACCAAAATCGCTCATGAGAACAAATTCTACGTCATCCTTTGTTAAACCTGCATGTTTGACCACTTCATCGAAGATGTATTCATCAATTGAGTTGTGTGATGATACGCCAACTTTCTTCCCTTTTAAATCTTTATACTCTTTTATTACGTCAACCATATGATTACCAATAACGAGAGTGAAATACGACTTCCCTGGCACATTATGTCCTTTATCCGCAATAATTTTAACGTCAATGCCTTGCCCAATCGCGTTGAAGAAAGATGCAGTCGAAACGCCACCCGCAATATCCACTTCCCCAGCCGCTAACGCCGGTAGCATATCATCGCTGTTTGCAAACTGAGCAAACTCGACTTCTATATTATAATCTTCAAAGTATCCTCTCTCTTTTGCAATATAGAAACCCGCACCAGACGCCGCCCCGTCTTCCGCTATGACAACTTTTGCACGTTTTTCAAGCGGTGCCAAATCTCCTGAAGGATTAACTACCGCTACTTCTTCAGGCTTTTTATCTTCAATTACCGGTTTCGCCGTCTCTTTAGGAGAACAAGCACCAACGATTAACGCTAACGCGAATAACGATAGCAACCATCCACTTTTCATCCACTTTGCCATCGAATCTCTCCCTTTCTATTCATCTTCTCGTCTTGAACGCTGCACTTCTTCCTGCAAGTGTTTCCATATTTCAACAAATTGTCCAGCCATAACAGGATTTTCTCGTATGTCCTCGATTTTTCGCGGGCGTGGCATATTGACAATAATTTCTTGAATAATTTTACCCGGATGCGAACTCATTAGTAAGATACGATCACTTAGCAGTAACGCTTCATCGATACTATGGGTAATGAATAATATCGTCTTCCCCGTTTCCGACCAAATTGACAGCAATTCTTCCTGCAAGATGAATTTATTTTGTTCATCGAGTGCAGCAAACGGCTCATCCATCAACAAAATCTCCGGATCATTGGCAAAGGCCCGTGCAATACTCACCCGTTGTTTCATACCTCCCGATAACTCTTTCGGATAAAGGGATGAAAACTTTTCTAGACCGGTTTTCTTCAAATAATATGCCGTACGCTCTTTTATGACCTTTTTCGGCATATGACGCATTTTAAGTCCGAACGCCACATTCTTTTCGACAGTGAGCCACGGTATTATACCTCTTTCCTGGAACACCATCGATTGCATCGGACGATCTTCTCCATCGGTGGCAATTGCAATTGTAAATTCACCAATACTGGGATTTTCAAGCCCTGCCAAGATTCGGAGTAACGTCGACTTTCCACATCCACTTGGCCCAACAATACAAACAAATTCTCCCTCATTGATGGTTAGATTAATATCGTCAAGTGCTGTTACACTGCCATTTTTCTTATAAAACGCCTTCGTTAGATTACGGATGATAATTTTTGCTTTCCTGCTCATTTACTCACCTCCACGGTAACATCTTTTTCTGAATTCCTCGTAGCAACAGCGAGAACAGATAACCGAAAAACGAAATGAGGATGAGCCCAACGTACATTTCTTGAAGTAAAAACGCTTTGTACGAAACCCAGATCAGATAGCCAATCCCTGATGTAGCACCCATCATTTCCGCTGCGACAATTGTCAGAAGCGCAATCGCCTGCCCCATCTGAATCCCTTCTAACATAACCGGCATTGCGCCCGGCAAAGCAATTTTTGTGAAAAAATCTAACTTTCCGGCTCCATAATTTTTTGCTACATCCAAATAAATTGAATCGATATTAATGACACCGGCTGCCGTATTGATAACAACAGGAAAAAAAACACTCCCGGCTATCGTTATGACTTTCGATAAATCCCCGATTCCAAAAAGAATAATAATGATTGGAAGCAAGGCAAGTGTAGGTATCGGCATGAGCGCCATCACAATTGGCGAAACAAAATGCCGAATTGGTGAATAGAGCCCCATCAGCAGACCGATGACGACACCTGGTATGACACCTAGCAAAAATCCGACGAGAATTCTGTATAATGAAACACCGATATGACCAGCCATTTCACCACTTGAAATCATTCCTAAAAATGTCCCCATAATTGCGGAGGGAGGCGGGAAGAATCGAATATCAATCATTCCAGTCCTCGACAATAATTCCCACATAAGAATCAGGAACAAAGGCGAGGCAATCGTCAACATCTGCTTTAGCCGTTCTTTCGTTTGCCTTTGTTTCCATTCGCGCTGTTCGATTTCAAACGGATCGTATCGGACAGCCTTATCATCTCTCTTCAACGTCCACCACCTCTTCATTCAAATAATATGTATCAGCCTAAAAAAGTGTGTTGGGCACATGTTTATTAAGAGGTTTCTTTCACCCTTTTCTCCATAAAAAAACTACATAGACTAGTACTCTACGTAGTTTTTCGAAGAATTTTTTTAATTTCCCACTTGCTCTCTAGCTGCTTGTTGAACAGAAAGATATACATCGACGATTGGAACCTCATATTGAGAAGCGACTCTTTTTACATCTTCATACTCAGGAGAGATTTTCATAATTTCGCCTTCAAGTTTACCTACTTTAACGGTTACTTTTCCATAAGCTGTTTCCACCGACCTAAACTCACGCTCTAAAATCCGACGTGACCATTCTGATTTACGAACACCGAAAGTACTGGTTTCGCGTAATAAAAGCTTCTCTAGAGCAAGAGATTTTTCCGGCTTTGTTAAAACTGTTATTAACGTTCCAGGTCTGCTTTTTTTCATTGATACAGGCGTGAAATAAACGTCTAGAGCTCCTTCCGCCAATACCTTTTCCATAGTATAGCCAAGAGCCTCACCAGTAAAATCGTCTAGTTGGCACTCCAGAACAATTATTTTTTCACGTTGCGAAGCCTTTTCTTCATTGAATAAAACGGCTCTTAAGACGTTTGGATGTTCGAAATCCTTTTTGCCTGCTCCGTAACCAATATTCTCTATTACCAGTGCAGGCATATAGCCGAACTCATCTGACAAAGCTTTAACAAATCCTGCTCCAGTTGGGGTCGTTAACTCCCCTTTCACATGAAAGTCTGCTAAAGGTACACCTTTCAATATTTCAGCAGTTGCTGGAGCAGGAATCGGATAAAGTCCATGTGCTATCATTATTTTTCCGTATCCCGTTGGTACTGGAGAAGCAATAATTTTACCAATATCTAAACTTTCTAGTGCCAAACAAACACCGATTACATCAATTATTGAATCCATGGCACCCACTTCATGGAAGTGGACATCTTTCGGATCCATTCCATGCACTTTTCCTTCGGCTTCTGCAATCACTTGAAAAACAGCCAAACTTCTTTCTTTCACCCGAACCGGTAGTTCACTGTTTTTAATCATGTCTAAAATAGTGGCCGCTTTTCGATGAGAATGATGGTGATGACCATCGTGCGTATGATCTTCTAGTTCATGACTATGGTCGTGAGTATGTTCATGACTATGTTCATGACTATGTTCATGACTATGTTCATGACTATGTTCATGACTATGTTCATGACTATGTTCATGACTATGTTCATGACTATGTTCATGACTATGTTCATGACTATGGTCGTGACTATGCTCGTATGTATGTTGGTGATCATGCTCTTCTGAAGTCGATTCCATAAATCGTAGATCCAACAGTTTAGCAGATATTCCTCTCTTATCGACTTGCTTTACATCTAATGAAAAGGAATCTATCGGGAGCCCCTTTAGCTGTTCTCTTATATAATTAATGTTTGCTCCTAAATCAATTAATGCTGAAAGTGTCATATCACCGGAAATTCCCGATTGACAATCAAGAAACAGGATCTTCATAGTTTACCCCCTCTGAAACAAGTTTAAGAATAAGTGCAGCCTGATAACCTGCTCCAAATCCATTATCGATGTTTACCACGCTCATCCCCGAAGCACAGGAAGCTAGCATAGCAAGTAATGGCGTTATTCCTTGCAAATGAGCCCCGTATCCAACTGAAGTTGGTACAGCTATAACGGGTCTTTGAACCAGCCCGCCTACGACACTCGGAAGAGCTCCTTCCATTCCAGCTACTACAATAAGCACACTTGCCTTGTTTATGTCATTTCGATACGCCAATAAACGATCAATCCCGGCGACGCCAACATCATATAATCTACTCACCTTGCAACCCATCCAAGCTGCAGTAATCGCTGCTTCTTCTGCAACAAAAAGGTCTGAAGTGCCTGCACACAACACCATTACCTCTCCGCCAAATTGTTGTGTTGGAGTGCCATATAATAAAATACGAGATGTTATGTCATATTGAGCTAAAGGAAATGCTTTTACAAGAGTTGCCCCTTTCTCTTCATCCACTCTTGTAATCATCACTTTTCCATGTTTCTCAATTAGCTTACTCATAATCGCTTGAATTTGCTCAACCGTTTTCCCTTCGCCATAAATGACCTCCGGAAAACCTTGACGTTTTTCTCGATCAAAATCTACTTTACAAAACCCTAAGTCCTCAAAACTCTCCATATCATCACCTATTTCTTCATCATAATAATAGCGGTTATACATCGTTTTTACATTTCCTATTAATAAAGAGAAAAGAACCCGTTCTATACCGAAATCGGGCTCGTTTCTATGTATTTATGTGTATCTCTTTAAAGAACCATCAATTAACTTCTGCATTCAATAAATCAGCTGGCAATACTTCGTTCATGCTACCCGTACGGTAGCCGCGCAGATCCAGTGATACGTAATTAAAGCCGAGTGACGTTAACTTAAGTTGAATTTTTTCGCGGTGCTTTAGTAGTTCAGTAATTTCCTCTGGTGCAACCTCAATACGTGCTACATTTTCATGGTAGCGTACTCGAACCATATCGATTCCAAGTTTTGCAATGAATTTTTCTGCTTGATCGACTTGTTCAATTTTACGTTTATCTAGTTTTGTTCCATAGGGAATTCTCGACGCAAGACTACATGATGCAGGTTTATTCCATACTGGCAGTTCAAGTTCTTTAGCAAGCTGTCTGACTTCTTGTTTGTATAAGTCCGCTTCCTGTAATACACTGCGAGCTCCTGCCTCAGTTCTTGCCCTCATGCCAGGGCGGAAATCGGCTACATCATCCATGATCATACCATCTAGCACATAATCATAACCCAATTCTATAGCGAGCTGATTTAAATGAGAATACAGCAACTTCTTGCTGTAATACCAGCTATCAGGAGTATTTGCTATAATTCCTTCATCTTCTAATTCTTTGATTTCAGTCTGATGCACGTTGACACCCATTTTTTCAGCAAGTTTAACTGCACCCTCAAATTCCTCTTCTCGGAATAACTCAGATGCAACAACAACTGCAAGAACATTCTCAGTTCCTAGTTCTTGCTGCGCTCTTTTCAACACTAATGTACTATCGACACCACCTGAAAAAGCTACAAGAACGCGATTCATATTGGAAAGAATTTCACCAAGATGCTGGTTCTTTTCAACAATTTTATTCATATTTTCATCCCCATTTCTTATTGATATTTTATCTATACACTAGACGGTATTATACGAATGCCTTTTCCTCAACATATGGAATCGTTAAAGGACCTAAAGGGAGAACAGCTATTGTCATATCGGCTCCATATTTCTCTTTTAACTCTTCTATTGTTTTTTCAATATCATGCGTTGGTTTCAGCATAGTTCCTTTGACTTGTTCATCTGTAAGCTCGGAATATACATAGACATCTGCCCAAACTTGGATTACTGCCTGTTTTTGTACTTGCCATTGGTCAAATAATTTAAAATCAGGATTATTGATCATATCGAGTAATCCCTGAGGTGTATCTGCCATCTCGAAAATCTTGGAATAGTTTCCGTGATCAGGAAGTCCATCTGAACATTCAGACGCAATAATGATAGAGCCGCCCTCTTTAACAATTTTATGTGATGCACTCATTCCTTTTACCGCTTGATAAAGATTTTGATCAAGTGGGTAACCGGAATTCGAAGCAATAACGACATCAAATCGATCATCACAGCGGAACATTGTATGTTCTTTAGCAAATGCGCAGCCTAAGTCATGTGCTTCATAAAGCTCTCCTGCAAAAACTGCTGTAATTCCTTTTTCACGATTGAGCGTAACATTTAACATGAAATTAGGCTTACACATACCGTTTATTTCACGAGTCATGTCTTGAACAGGATTATTAATCATATTGCCCCAAGTAGCTAGAGGATCGCCGATCATTCTTGCATTATGAAAGGTCATGATCGTCTCAATTCCAGCTATTCCAGGCATTATTCCTTTTGGTCCTCCAGAAAAACCTGCGAAAAAGTGGGGTTCTATAAAGCCCGTTACAATGCGAAAATCTGATTCAACATACTCTTTATTTAGATAAACATCACAGCCATATTTACTATGACCAAGGTTTACAAGTGTCTCTTCGTCATGGCAATTATTATTTATAATTCGAATGTTATCGACAACCCACTCACCAAGCATTCCAACAAATTCTTCCCTCGTTTGATCACGATGTGTTCCTGTTCCATTAATAATCACGAAATTCTCCAAAGGAACATGACCTAACTCTTCGATTAATAAAGGTACTAAAATGTGATTCGGAGTTGGCCTAGTAATATCACTAATTACAATGGATACAATATCCGTAGATTTTACCGATTCTTTTAAGGGTGTTGAGCCAATTGGATTTCTTAATGCTTGTCGAATTGCTTCTTTTTCGTCCTCTAATGTAGATAAGTTTTTCGGTTCGATGATAAAAGAATTATCCGGTAAGTCTAATGAAATACCTTCTTTTCCATAGAGTATTTCCGTAATCATTCTGAATACACCACTCTTCTGATAATTTGTAATTCTATAATTAAGATAACACTTCTCCCCTATAAAATGATAGCGGGAGAAGCACCTTTTTGACTTATTAATCTATTAATTACTTAATGCTTCTTTGCTTTTTTTCGATTTCTTCTCTTTCTTTATTCCAGGGTATTCCTCAGTGCCATATATCCCTCGTTTCTTTTGATATCTATCGATCAAAATAACTCCAAGTGGACAGAGCAAAGAGGTGGCAATTGTTGATATGGAAATTTGTGCAGTAGCAATCGGAACAATACTCTGTATCATTTCAAAATCTGCCATACTCATTGCACCTGAACCTAATGCTACTGATGCTGCCGCCAACACTGCGGCAGGTGTTGCAGCGGCATTTCCCGCTGTAGAAGCTTCTGCAATTGGAGCAATAAAGCTTTTTTCACCAGCTAATTTAAATGCGATAATGGCCATTCCTCCAGTAAGAACAAATGTTAGGATAGCAATAGCTAACCCTCCTGCAAGGACAGATGGATTTAAGAAATTCGCCAAGTTCATGCCAGCTCCTAGTGCAAAAGCAAAAAATGGTATTGTTAACGTCTCGCCTGGCTTTAATAATTCGCGTATTTTCGGGTCTAAATTCCCTAGAATCATTCCAATACCAATTGGTAATAAAACAGCAATAAATGCAATCATCGGGAGAGTAGTTCCTAAAAGACCTAGAGATACCAGTGTTAAAAAAGGACCGTCATTAATAGCAAGAATAGATAGCCCTCCTACATCGGATCTATTCCCATATTGTCCAGTTAAAGCCGCATACATTCCGCTGTTACTATTTGTCATCCCAGCAATAATCGCCAAAGTGGAAAGCCCCAATACGCCAGTCCATGGATCAAAGAAGAAACCGAACGCTACACCGACCGCTAGTCCCGTAAAATACTTCGTACTGGTTAGTATGACGCCTTTTTTCAAAGCCCTACCGCCTACTTTTAAATTCATCTGGCTTCCTACACAGAATAAAAACAAAGCAATAAGTACTAATGCACCATCTTTAAATAATTGCTGCGAAAATCCACCTATTCTCAAGAATTCATAAAAACCATCAGCTGTTGGTGCTGTCCCTAATGACTTCAAAACCTTCATTACTATTGGAATGTGCAATTGGTCAATGGTATTCAATGTAGCCCCTAGTAAAAGTGGAACTACCATCATGCCGCCCGGTACTTTCTCGATCGTTTCTTTAATCCTCAAATTAATAACCTCCCTTTTTCTTTTACGCTTTGATGGAAATAAGATCGAACAACTTGCTCTGCACTTAACGCTAGTAATTCCTCTGCATTATTAATAGCCTCTTTTAAAGACATCGGTCTATTTATAATGCTAGTTATACTTACAACACCGAAGTCATGAAGGACTTCAACTCCCTCCCCAATAGATCCTGCTAAAATAACGGTTGGAACATTTTTACTTTTCGCCATTTGAGCAACTCCAAGTGGGGTTTTTCCAAATGCTGTTTGGCTATCTACTTGTCCTTCTCCTGTGATTACAAGATCGGCATTTAACAATTCGCCTTCCAGTTTAATATAATCAAGAACTACATCTACTCCTCGTTTCATTTCAACTGGGAAAAATGCTTGAAAGGCTCCTCCGATTCCACCTGCTGCACCAGCTCCTGGTTTACTGTGAAGTTTGATTCCCGTTTCCTTAGCAACCACATCTGCCCAATTAGCTAGGTTACTATCCAACATGTCAACTTCTTCAGCTGTAGCTCCTTTTTGAGGGCCAAAAACATGAGAAGCTCCATTTGGTCCAATGAGCGGGTTTTGAACATCGGAAGCAATTATAAACTTGCTATCTTTAATTCGTTTATCAAAAGAATCCAGTTTGAGCCTGTTCACCTTGTTTAATTCGCCACCCCCTCGATTGATTTCGTTTCCTAGTTCATCCAAAATTTCTAGTCCTAGCACCTGAAGCATCCCTGCTCCTCCATCGTTTGTTGCGGATCCTCCCAAACCAATAATGAAGGATGAAAAACCGTCATCTAGAGCCTGTCGAATCAACTGTCCAGTGCCATATGTTGTTGCTTCTAGAGGTGAAAAATTATCCTCTGGTACCAGGTGTAGTCCGGATGCAGATGCCATTTCAATGACACATGTTTCACCATCTCCTAATACTCCATATGCTGCTTCTATCTGATCTCCTAAGGGTCCTATAACGGAAACATTTATTATTTCCCCCCCGGTTGCTGCAACTAAAGTTTCCATCGTCCCTTCGCCACCATCACCGATAGGGAGCAATACGGTTTCAGCATCGCTAAAGGCTTTTTTAATCCCCCTATTTATGGCATTTGCCGCTTCCACGGCACTTAAACTTCCTTTAAATGAGTCTGGTGCAATAATTATTTTCATGAAATCCTCCTTCAGAAAGCGCTTTCAATTACTTATTCTAAATTATAAAAATATTGACTCAACTAGTCTATAGCTATACCATATGAAAATAAGATCGAATTCTATCTGTTTTTCGTCTACTTCGACTAAAGGATGAGAAAACCTATGCATATGCTAACGAAAGAAATTGCAAATGAGATTGTAAAAGAGACCTCTATACGCCTTCATCGCAACGTTAATATTATGAATACAGAAGGGATAATTATTGCCACACAAGATAAATCTAGAATTGGTTCTATTCACAATGGAGCCATAGAAGTTCTTAAAAGCGGAAAAACACTTACTATTCATGAAGATGAAAACAACAATTGGGAAGGTTCCCAGCCAGGAGTCAATCTCCCAATTGTTTTTCTAGAACAAATTATAGGTGTTATTGGAATTACAGGGGATCCCGATGAAATGGGCAGTGTTGGAGAACTGGTTAAAATGACTACAGAACTAATGATTCGACAGGAATTTATGGACTTACAGATGGAGTGGAAACAGCGAACAAAAGAGACAATAATTGAACAACTATTAAAAAGTGATGCTTCTGTTACCAGTATTGATCAAAGCCTCAGTTTACTTGGCTTGCATCTTAGACCTCCTTTTACAACGACTGTTATTCAAATAACAAAAAGATCCGTACCCAATCGCACATTAGTTCAAAAAATCGAAGAAATAATTGGCCTAAAAAATGGAATTGTTAGCTTTGTAAATGTTAACCGTATATTTATAACTATTTTCGGAATTGAAGAAAAAGAAAGTGTTGAAATGATAGAAGACATTTACACGCTATTAAAAAAACAGAATGTTATCTCTCGAATGGCATATAGCCTACCTTTTAGTACGCTAGATACATTCAGTCAATCGTATAAAGACTGTGACATAACACTGAAAACAAGCGATCCTGATAGTGATATTGTTTCATTTGCTCAAATTGAAGCAAAGGCATTGATCTATCAAGTTGACGAAAGGTTAGCCGAACGTTTTTCTCATCGAGTATTAAATGGTTTCGATGAAAACAAAGCAAGAACATTGGAAGCTTTCTTTGTTAATGATTTGAATATCCAAAAAACGGCGAACGATTTATATGTGCACAGAAATACATTGATCTATCGTTTGAATAAAATTATAGAAGATACGGGGTATGATCCTAGAAAGTTCAAGGATGCTTTGATCTTACAAGTGGCTCTGTGGTTGTTTCAAAAAGCAGAGAAAAATGATAGTTGATGCAGGCATACTCACTTCTAATCATGAGACATTAACAGGGCTGGCTGAAGTTACGTGGTTTTAGCAATTTAAGAAAAGCATATGCGCCCGAAAAGCGCTGGAGGACCTCAGGATAAAGGCTTTCCTTGCCTTTATCTTGAGGACTGAAGCAACTCGAGGGGCTAAGCGCTGGAGTCTAGACAATATACCAGGTGAAAAACCTATACTTTCTTACCTTTCAAAAAAGAAGCTTAAACCATAGCGGCTTATAGCTTCATGCGATGTTTATTAAAAATTATTTGTAACGCTTAACAGTATCTCTTTTCTATAAATCTGCAGTCCATTAATTAAGTTACCCGCGCCAAGCACTCATACCGCCTGTAACGTTCAAAACATCCGTAAAACTGGCTTTCTTCAATATCTTCGCCGCTTGTCCGCTTCGCATCCCACTTTGACAAATAACGACAGTTTCCTTCGATTTGTCTAAGCCATCCAGTTGTGATTTCAATGTATTCAA is a window from the Sporosarcina sp. ANT_H38 genome containing:
- a CDS encoding glycerate kinase, with translation MKIIIAPDSFKGSLSAVEAANAINRGIKKAFSDAETVLLPIGDGGEGTMETLVAATGGEIINVSVIGPLGDQIEAAYGVLGDGETCVIEMASASGLHLVPEDNFSPLEATTYGTGQLIRQALDDGFSSFIIGLGGSATNDGGAGMLQVLGLEILDELGNEINRGGGELNKVNRLKLDSFDKRIKDSKFIIASDVQNPLIGPNGASHVFGPQKGATAEEVDMLDSNLANWADVVAKETGIKLHSKPGAGAAGGIGGAFQAFFPVEMKRGVDVVLDYIKLEGELLNADLVITGEGQVDSQTAFGKTPLGVAQMAKSKNVPTVILAGSIGEGVEVLHDFGVVSITSIINRPMSLKEAINNAEELLALSAEQVVRSYFHQSVKEKGRLLI
- a CDS encoding sugar diacid recognition domain-containing protein, which translates into the protein MLTKEIANEIVKETSIRLHRNVNIMNTEGIIIATQDKSRIGSIHNGAIEVLKSGKTLTIHEDENNNWEGSQPGVNLPIVFLEQIIGVIGITGDPDEMGSVGELVKMTTELMIRQEFMDLQMEWKQRTKETIIEQLLKSDASVTSIDQSLSLLGLHLRPPFTTTVIQITKRSVPNRTLVQKIEEIIGLKNGIVSFVNVNRIFITIFGIEEKESVEMIEDIYTLLKKQNVISRMAYSLPFSTLDTFSQSYKDCDITLKTSDPDSDIVSFAQIEAKALIYQVDERLAERFSHRVLNGFDENKARTLEAFFVNDLNIQKTANDLYVHRNTLIYRLNKIIEDTGYDPRKFKDALILQVALWLFQKAEKNDS